Proteins found in one Labrenzia sp. VG12 genomic segment:
- a CDS encoding SH3 domain-containing protein: MADYVGGLNPNGDNFLAMRRGPGTGHPMMLEMGPGTIVTVLKRQGNWALVALEDGTSGWAYGKYIKPGLPSSTDTGADSNIVYVAGSSDPEDLCFVIVEQGQFGRIEGCVSSVLPRQGRNYYGAGSAFDGDTHSAWVEGRPHEGTGEWIEYLFEDAMVVQTIEIISGYAKNNKTFLDNARPARVTIHADDVPVGSVRLADTPAPQIIRLPEPVSAQFLRLEITDVYPGRKYKDLAITELWVDLEEHHMTFEPEVSAPQEPVAPPQPTPVIAPTPQAALPAASAPPPCHPKHWIQAKSC; this comes from the coding sequence ATGGCTGACTATGTCGGCGGTCTCAACCCCAACGGAGATAACTTCCTGGCCATGCGGCGGGGACCGGGAACCGGTCATCCGATGATGCTCGAAATGGGACCTGGAACCATCGTTACCGTTCTGAAACGTCAGGGGAACTGGGCTCTGGTTGCACTGGAGGACGGGACGAGCGGCTGGGCCTACGGCAAGTACATCAAGCCGGGGTTGCCTTCCTCGACCGACACCGGGGCAGACAGCAACATTGTCTATGTGGCCGGGTCCAGTGATCCGGAGGACCTGTGTTTTGTCATTGTGGAGCAGGGCCAGTTCGGTCGCATTGAAGGCTGTGTATCGTCCGTTCTGCCAAGACAGGGACGCAACTACTATGGCGCCGGAAGCGCGTTTGACGGCGACACACACTCAGCCTGGGTTGAAGGTCGTCCACATGAGGGAACCGGTGAATGGATCGAGTATCTCTTCGAAGATGCAATGGTCGTGCAAACTATTGAAATCATTTCAGGTTATGCAAAAAACAACAAGACCTTCCTGGACAATGCAAGACCGGCCAGGGTCACGATCCACGCCGACGACGTGCCCGTCGGCTCGGTCCGGCTTGCCGACACGCCTGCCCCCCAGATCATTCGCCTGCCTGAACCGGTATCTGCACAATTTCTCAGGCTTGAAATCACGGACGTCTATCCCGGCCGCAAGTACAAGGATCTTGCGATCACGGAGTTGTGGGTCGACCTGGAAGAGCATCACATGACGTTCGAACCTGAGGTTTCCGCACCTCAGGAACCCGTTGCGCCACCGCAACCGACCCCCGTCATTGCCCCGACGCCGCAGGCCGCGCTCCCCGCCGCTTCCGCGCCGCCCCCGTGCCATCCGAAGCATTGGATACAGGCGAAATCATGTTGA
- a CDS encoding peroxiredoxin: MSLRINDTVPNFTAETDQGQITFHDWIGDSWAILFSHPKDFTPVCTTEFGAVAQLAAEWEKRGTKVIGVSVDSAEDHRKWKGDIEKVGGAAAGFPIIADEGLAVSKAFDMLPAEAYLPDGRTPADSATVRSVFIIGPDKQLKLSMTYPMTVGRNFAEVLRALDALQTSAKGVATPANWQVGEDVIIPPAVSDEDAKAKFGEFDAVLPYLRKTKVPA; this comes from the coding sequence ATGTCACTTCGTATCAACGACACCGTCCCGAACTTCACCGCAGAGACCGATCAGGGGCAGATCACGTTTCACGACTGGATCGGTGACAGCTGGGCGATCCTGTTCAGCCATCCGAAGGATTTCACACCGGTTTGCACCACCGAATTCGGCGCCGTTGCACAGCTGGCTGCCGAGTGGGAGAAGCGCGGCACCAAGGTGATCGGCGTTTCTGTCGACAGCGCGGAAGACCATCGGAAATGGAAAGGTGATATTGAAAAGGTCGGTGGGGCTGCCGCCGGTTTCCCGATCATTGCCGACGAAGGCCTGGCGGTCTCCAAGGCATTCGACATGCTGCCTGCCGAAGCCTATCTGCCGGACGGACGCACGCCGGCCGACAGCGCTACCGTTCGCTCCGTCTTCATCATCGGTCCGGACAAGCAGCTGAAACTGTCCATGACCTATCCGATGACCGTCGGCCGGAACTTTGCCGAAGTGCTGCGCGCGCTGGACGCCCTGCAGACCTCCGCAAAGGGCGTGGCCACGCCGGCCAACTGGCAGGTGGGTGAGGATGTCATCATCCCGCCGGCTGTCAGCGACGAAGATGCCAAGGCAAAATTCGGCGAGTTCGACGCCGTCCTGCCTTACCTGCGCAAGACCAAGGTCCCGGCCTAA
- a CDS encoding bifunctional aconitate hydratase 2/2-methylisocitrate dehydratase, with the protein MSLYADYLKEIETRKTQGLNPKPIDDGALVDEIVAQIKDPANEHREASLKFFIYNTLPGTTSAAGAKARFLKEIILGEADVPEILPAFAFELLSHMKGGPSIEVLLDLALGNDEQIARSAADVLKTQVFLYEADTDRLKEAHAAGNAIATDILQSYSKAEFFTKLPEIDEEIKVVTYIAAEGDISTDLLSPGNQAHSRADRELHGKCMISERAQQEIQALKLQHPDKQVMLIAEKGTMGVGSSRMSGVNNVALWTGKQASPYVPFVNYAPIVAGTNGISPIFLTTVGVTGGVGIDLKNWVKKLDEDGNPILNNDGNPVLEQKYSVETGTVLTINTQKKKLYNGEGDEELVDVSSSFTPQKLEFIKAGGSYAIVFGKKLQSVACDILGVELKSAFAPSKEISHEGQGLTAVEKIFNKNAVGSTPGKTLHAGSDVRVKVNIVGSQDTTGLMTSQELEAMAATVLSPTVDGAYQSGCHTASVWDLKAQANTPKLMAFMHKFGLITARDPKGVYHSMTDVIHKVLNDITVDDWAIIIGGDSHTRMSKGVAFGADSGTVALALATGEASMPIPESVKVTFKGSMADHMDFRDVVHATQAQMLKQHGDNVFQGRIIEVHIGTLLADQAFTFTDWTAEMKAKASICISNDETLIESLEIAKHRIQVMIDKGMDNDNKMLQGLVDIADKRIAEIKSGEKPALTPDANAKYFAEVVVDLDEINEPMIADPDVNNADVSKRYTHDTIRPISYYNAEKKVDLGFVGSCMVHKGDVKIVAQMLRNLEKENGNVEFKAPLVVAAPTYNIIDELKEEGDWSVLQKYSGFEFDDSAPKSTARTEYKNILYLERPGCNLCMGNQEKAAKGDTVLATSTRLFKGRVVEDSDDKKGESLLASTPVVVLSAILGRTPTVEEYKTAVEGIDLTKFAPPLQKPLDTQSVHF; encoded by the coding sequence ATGAGCCTTTATGCCGATTATCTGAAAGAGATCGAGACACGCAAAACGCAGGGTCTGAATCCCAAGCCGATTGACGATGGTGCGCTTGTCGACGAAATCGTCGCGCAGATCAAGGACCCGGCCAATGAGCACCGGGAAGCGTCCCTGAAGTTCTTCATCTACAACACGCTTCCGGGCACAACCAGCGCGGCCGGCGCGAAGGCCCGGTTCCTGAAAGAGATCATCCTTGGTGAGGCTGACGTCCCGGAAATTCTCCCGGCCTTCGCTTTCGAACTGCTGTCCCACATGAAGGGCGGTCCTTCGATCGAGGTCCTGCTCGATCTGGCCCTCGGCAATGACGAGCAGATCGCCAGGAGTGCGGCGGACGTCCTGAAGACCCAGGTCTTCCTCTACGAAGCCGATACCGACCGTCTGAAAGAGGCGCATGCCGCCGGCAACGCCATTGCCACAGACATCCTGCAGAGCTATTCCAAGGCCGAATTCTTCACCAAGCTTCCGGAGATCGACGAAGAGATCAAGGTTGTGACCTATATCGCCGCTGAGGGCGATATCTCCACCGACCTTCTGTCGCCCGGCAACCAGGCCCATTCCCGCGCCGACCGTGAACTGCATGGCAAGTGCATGATCTCCGAGCGCGCGCAGCAGGAAATCCAGGCTCTGAAACTGCAGCATCCGGACAAGCAGGTGATGCTGATTGCCGAGAAGGGCACCATGGGTGTCGGCTCCTCGCGCATGTCTGGCGTCAACAACGTTGCGCTTTGGACCGGCAAGCAGGCGAGCCCCTATGTTCCCTTCGTCAACTACGCACCGATCGTTGCCGGCACCAACGGCATCTCCCCGATCTTCCTGACCACCGTCGGCGTGACCGGCGGCGTCGGCATCGACCTGAAAAACTGGGTCAAGAAGCTGGATGAAGACGGCAACCCGATCCTGAACAATGATGGCAATCCGGTTCTGGAGCAGAAATACTCCGTTGAAACCGGCACGGTGCTGACCATCAACACCCAGAAGAAAAAGCTCTACAACGGGGAAGGCGACGAGGAACTGGTCGATGTGTCCTCGTCCTTCACGCCGCAGAAACTCGAGTTCATCAAGGCCGGCGGCTCCTATGCCATCGTCTTCGGCAAGAAGCTGCAGAGCGTTGCCTGCGACATTCTCGGTGTTGAACTGAAATCCGCCTTTGCCCCGTCGAAGGAAATCTCGCACGAAGGCCAGGGCCTGACCGCGGTTGAAAAGATTTTCAACAAGAATGCCGTTGGCTCCACTCCGGGCAAGACCCTGCATGCGGGCTCCGATGTGCGTGTCAAGGTCAACATCGTCGGCTCGCAGGACACGACCGGCCTGATGACCTCGCAGGAACTCGAAGCCATGGCCGCGACCGTGCTGTCGCCGACCGTGGACGGCGCTTACCAGTCCGGCTGTCACACAGCATCGGTCTGGGACCTGAAGGCGCAGGCCAACACGCCCAAGCTGATGGCCTTCATGCACAAGTTCGGCCTGATTACGGCACGCGACCCGAAGGGCGTCTATCACTCCATGACGGACGTGATCCACAAGGTGCTGAACGACATCACCGTGGATGACTGGGCGATCATCATCGGTGGTGACAGCCACACGCGCATGTCCAAGGGCGTTGCCTTTGGCGCGGACTCCGGCACTGTTGCCTTGGCGCTTGCCACCGGCGAAGCCAGCATGCCGATCCCGGAATCGGTCAAGGTGACCTTCAAGGGCTCCATGGCCGACCACATGGATTTCCGCGATGTGGTTCACGCCACCCAGGCGCAGATGCTGAAACAGCACGGCGACAATGTCTTCCAGGGCCGCATCATCGAGGTGCATATCGGCACCCTGCTGGCCGACCAGGCCTTCACCTTCACCGACTGGACCGCCGAGATGAAGGCCAAGGCCTCCATCTGCATTTCCAATGATGAAACGCTGATTGAATCGCTGGAGATCGCGAAGCATCGCATCCAGGTGATGATCGACAAGGGCATGGACAACGACAACAAGATGCTCCAGGGCCTGGTCGACATTGCCGACAAGCGCATTGCTGAAATCAAGTCGGGCGAAAAGCCGGCACTTACCCCGGATGCCAACGCGAAATACTTCGCGGAGGTCGTTGTCGATCTCGACGAGATCAACGAGCCGATGATCGCCGACCCGGACGTCAACAATGCCGACGTCTCCAAGCGCTATACCCATGACACGATCCGGCCGATTTCCTACTACAACGCGGAAAAGAAGGTCGATCTGGGCTTTGTCGGCTCCTGCATGGTGCACAAGGGCGATGTGAAGATCGTGGCGCAGATGCTGCGCAATCTTGAAAAAGAAAACGGCAATGTCGAATTCAAGGCACCGCTCGTTGTCGCTGCTCCGACCTACAACATCATCGACGAGTTGAAGGAAGAGGGCGACTGGTCGGTCCTGCAGAAATACTCCGGTTTCGAGTTCGACGACAGTGCACCCAAGAGCACGGCCCGCACCGAATACAAGAACATTCTCTATCTCGAGCGGCCCGGCTGTAACCTTTGCATGGGCAACCAGGAAAAGGCGGCCAAGGGCGACACGGTGCTGGCAACGTCGACCCGCCTGTTCAAGGGCCGCGTGGTTGAGGACAGCGACGACAAGAAGGGCGAGTCCCTGCTGGCCTCGACCCCGGTCGTGGTTCTCTCCGCAATCCTCGGCAGAACACCGACGGTCGAGGAATACAAGACCGCGGTTGAAGGCATCGACCTGACCAAGTTCGCGCCGCCGCTGCAGAAGCCGCTCGATACCCAGTCGGTCCACTTCTAA
- a CDS encoding 4'-phosphopantetheinyl transferase superfamily protein, with product MREHSDCPPDPRVVGLDALPELPTLIERGQPVAIVASGTERGASALLEAGLVTVSERERADRFRLEQNRREHLLGRSILRRVLGDVLKLPPGAVPIETNAQGKPYIDGQACQFNLTHSNGWVAAAFCRGRRIGVDIEATGRIDASEAANLSRLTLSQAEQRLLLSAPADARVDLFLRLWRMKEAVLKAEGCGLIDDLPSLDLAHLMRRPQGEVRFGGASWSVGEASPENLPPLAIAIETFQDT from the coding sequence ATGAGAGAACATTCTGACTGTCCGCCGGATCCACGGGTCGTCGGTCTTGACGCGTTGCCGGAGCTGCCCACCCTGATCGAACGTGGCCAGCCTGTCGCAATTGTTGCCTCAGGCACGGAACGCGGCGCCTCCGCCCTGCTGGAGGCCGGCCTTGTCACTGTCTCTGAACGTGAGCGGGCGGACCGGTTCCGGTTGGAGCAGAACCGCCGGGAGCATCTTCTCGGCCGCTCCATCCTGCGCCGCGTGCTAGGCGATGTGCTGAAACTGCCCCCCGGCGCCGTGCCGATCGAAACGAATGCACAAGGCAAGCCCTACATTGATGGCCAGGCGTGCCAATTCAACCTGACCCATTCCAACGGCTGGGTTGCGGCCGCCTTTTGCAGGGGGCGGCGGATCGGTGTCGACATCGAGGCAACAGGCCGCATCGATGCGAGCGAGGCGGCAAACCTGTCACGGCTGACCCTGTCGCAAGCCGAGCAGCGCCTGCTTCTGTCCGCGCCCGCCGATGCGCGGGTCGACCTGTTCCTGCGCCTGTGGCGCATGAAAGAGGCAGTGCTCAAGGCAGAGGGCTGTGGCCTGATCGACGATCTTCCAAGCCTCGATCTGGCCCACCTGATGCGCCGACCGCAAGGCGAGGTCCGGTTCGGCGGCGCAAGCTGGTCTGTCGGCGAAGCATCCCCCGAGAACTTGCCACCTTTGGCGATTGCAATCGAGACGTTTCAAGACACCTGA
- the dld gene encoding D-lactate dehydrogenase: MQAQANTQTDDQLVATLKGIVGNRHVITNPRSMERFCKGFRSGEGKALAVVQPGTLLEQWNVLKACVAADKIVIMQAANTGLTEGSTPNGQYDRDAIVLSTKRMDKIQLLNEGRQIVSFPGATLFSLEKLMAPLDREPHSVIGSSCIGASIIGGVCNNSGGSLVERGPSYTELSLFAQVREDGTLELVNHLGIALGDDPETILTRLETGDYTDQDIEETNLKASDTDYHQRVRDIDSPSPARFNADKRRLHEASGCAGKLAVFAARLDTYPKPETEKVFYIGTNDTQVLTRLRRHVLAEFEHLPVSGEYMHAEIYDISKKYGKDTLVLIDKMGTDKLPAIFAMKGWVDARLSKIPFLPCSLTDRFMQILSWMWPNVLPKRMEEYRANYEHHLILKMRDGGVAEAEAFLADFFSGEDGAWFTCTPREGKIAGLHRFAAAGAAVRYQAVHAGDVEDILALDIALRRDDRDWFETLPAEIEDSLLHKLYYGHFFCHVLHQDYIVKKGRDPKALKQKMLALLDQRGAEYPAEHNVGHLYAAKPDLADFYQKCDPTNTLNPGIGKMSRRKCYH; this comes from the coding sequence ATGCAAGCCCAGGCCAATACACAGACTGACGATCAGCTCGTTGCAACACTCAAGGGAATTGTCGGCAACCGGCACGTGATCACCAATCCGAGGTCGATGGAGCGGTTCTGCAAGGGTTTCCGCTCCGGCGAAGGCAAGGCGCTCGCCGTCGTGCAGCCCGGCACTCTGCTGGAGCAGTGGAACGTTCTGAAGGCCTGTGTCGCCGCGGACAAGATCGTGATCATGCAGGCCGCCAACACGGGCTTGACCGAAGGGTCGACACCCAACGGCCAGTATGACCGGGACGCGATTGTCCTGAGCACCAAACGCATGGACAAGATCCAGCTGCTGAACGAAGGCCGGCAGATCGTCTCCTTTCCCGGCGCCACCCTGTTCAGCCTGGAAAAACTGATGGCACCGCTGGACCGGGAACCACATTCGGTCATCGGCTCCTCCTGCATCGGCGCTTCGATCATCGGCGGCGTCTGCAACAATTCCGGCGGCTCCCTAGTCGAGCGCGGTCCGTCATACACAGAACTCTCGCTTTTTGCGCAGGTCCGCGAAGACGGTACACTTGAACTCGTCAATCACCTGGGCATTGCGCTGGGGGACGACCCGGAGACCATCCTGACGCGGCTCGAGACCGGCGACTACACCGACCAGGATATTGAAGAAACCAATCTCAAGGCCTCGGACACCGACTATCACCAGCGGGTCCGGGACATCGACTCGCCGAGCCCCGCACGGTTCAACGCGGACAAGCGGCGGCTGCACGAAGCCTCCGGCTGCGCCGGAAAGCTGGCGGTATTCGCAGCCCGGCTCGACACCTACCCCAAGCCGGAAACCGAAAAGGTCTTCTATATCGGCACCAACGACACCCAGGTGCTGACAAGGCTGCGCCGCCACGTTCTTGCGGAGTTCGAGCACCTGCCGGTCTCGGGCGAATACATGCATGCCGAGATCTACGACATTTCCAAAAAATACGGCAAGGACACGCTCGTCCTGATCGACAAGATGGGGACGGACAAGCTGCCGGCCATCTTTGCCATGAAAGGCTGGGTGGATGCGCGGCTTTCGAAGATCCCGTTCCTGCCCTGCAGCCTGACCGATCGCTTCATGCAGATCCTGAGCTGGATGTGGCCGAATGTATTGCCGAAACGCATGGAAGAGTACCGGGCAAACTACGAGCACCACCTGATCCTGAAGATGCGGGACGGCGGTGTTGCCGAGGCGGAAGCGTTCCTGGCGGACTTCTTTTCAGGCGAGGACGGTGCCTGGTTCACCTGTACACCCCGGGAAGGCAAGATTGCCGGATTGCATCGCTTCGCCGCTGCCGGAGCGGCCGTGCGTTACCAGGCCGTTCATGCCGGTGACGTCGAGGACATCCTGGCGCTCGACATTGCGCTGCGCCGGGACGACCGGGACTGGTTCGAGACGCTGCCGGCGGAGATCGAGGACAGCCTGCTGCACAAGCTCTATTACGGCCACTTCTTCTGCCACGTGCTGCATCAGGACTATATCGTGAAGAAAGGTCGGGACCCGAAGGCGCTCAAGCAGAAGATGCTGGCGCTGCTGGATCAACGCGGTGCGGAATATCCGGCCGAACACAATGTCGGCCATCTCTACGCGGCCAAGCCGGATCTCGCCGACTTCTACCAGAAATGTGATCCCACCAACACGCTCAACCCGGGCATCGGCAAGATGTCACGCCGGAAGTGTTATCACTGA
- a CDS encoding peptidoglycan-binding domain-containing protein: MRLFRDTRPDQYVPAAVLAVLFLAASFQPAGAHMLKEREFVLQPKLSDGFERMKPILERLRKLQEQDGDPPTSPGPVPAAEPLAPVSPSPGVAAGSTAPPAPAGAKAATAPQMPVSNGVVGLSGQEIEVLNTYNKATVRSGPSVSPQVTLRVPTLITQLQTYHWNNAKGTAQAGAIGIAGIGFWQAVGAPGMNNAPNAEWIARPNLVLNPGTYVIMDSDPATWATNGNANNVGFVVVRGIPIAMPSAQVAAPTVAAPPPAPVDQVVPSAPQEAPQASAPPPPSPPPSQSAPAPERPAQQAATGVPGVEVDKNTLLAIQALLNRLGYLADKPTGTFSANTGTAISRFQHDNGLPSDGLPTQGLRDALISAVKQPPQTQGGDKPTGDGNGTQTAKAPPAAQGPYSHTEDEVGDFASSPDATRGIFKSRPNGWLANGTMPVGDVDVILFATSTQGDVQVTIRPCTRQAEMIVVNETGQELVRADDISYGYYGLYTTRKLTNLPKGLYAVILKHTGRTPCEDEAQGWNAEVAGHIIVP; the protein is encoded by the coding sequence ATGAGACTTTTTCGCGACACCAGACCAGACCAATACGTTCCGGCTGCCGTTCTCGCAGTTCTTTTCCTGGCGGCATCGTTTCAGCCTGCCGGTGCCCACATGCTCAAGGAACGGGAGTTCGTGCTTCAGCCGAAACTGTCTGATGGCTTTGAGCGCATGAAACCGATACTGGAGCGATTGCGGAAGCTTCAAGAACAGGACGGCGATCCTCCCACCTCCCCGGGTCCTGTGCCCGCTGCAGAACCTCTGGCTCCGGTCTCACCATCGCCTGGCGTGGCAGCGGGAAGTACCGCACCGCCGGCGCCCGCCGGTGCGAAAGCTGCCACCGCCCCGCAGATGCCCGTCTCGAACGGCGTGGTTGGTCTGTCCGGGCAGGAAATCGAAGTGCTGAACACCTACAACAAGGCAACTGTGCGCAGCGGTCCCTCGGTCTCGCCGCAAGTTACCTTGCGCGTACCGACCCTGATTACCCAGCTGCAGACCTATCACTGGAACAACGCGAAAGGGACGGCACAGGCCGGGGCGATCGGTATTGCGGGTATCGGTTTCTGGCAGGCCGTCGGCGCTCCGGGCATGAACAATGCTCCGAACGCGGAATGGATCGCACGGCCGAACCTGGTCCTCAATCCCGGGACTTACGTCATCATGGACAGCGACCCGGCGACATGGGCCACCAACGGCAATGCCAACAATGTCGGCTTCGTTGTCGTGAGAGGCATCCCGATTGCAATGCCCTCCGCACAGGTCGCGGCACCGACGGTCGCAGCACCGCCGCCGGCACCCGTTGACCAGGTTGTCCCCAGCGCCCCTCAGGAAGCGCCGCAGGCTTCAGCTCCACCGCCTCCGTCACCGCCACCTTCCCAGTCGGCCCCAGCTCCCGAGCGGCCCGCGCAACAGGCAGCAACCGGTGTGCCCGGGGTCGAAGTCGACAAGAACACTCTTCTGGCCATTCAAGCCCTTTTGAACAGGCTCGGGTATCTGGCGGACAAGCCGACCGGCACGTTTTCCGCCAACACCGGGACCGCGATCTCCCGGTTCCAGCACGACAATGGCCTCCCCTCTGACGGTCTGCCGACACAGGGTCTGAGAGACGCCCTGATTTCCGCGGTGAAGCAACCGCCGCAAACACAGGGCGGCGATAAACCCACGGGCGATGGCAATGGCACTCAGACGGCAAAGGCTCCGCCGGCTGCGCAGGGCCCGTACTCGCATACGGAAGACGAAGTCGGAGACTTTGCCTCATCGCCAGATGCCACGAGGGGCATCTTCAAAAGCCGGCCCAACGGCTGGTTGGCAAACGGCACCATGCCGGTCGGCGATGTCGATGTCATCCTGTTTGCGACATCAACGCAAGGAGACGTTCAGGTCACCATTCGACCCTGCACGCGCCAGGCGGAGATGATCGTGGTCAACGAGACGGGTCAGGAGCTGGTCCGGGCCGACGACATTTCCTACGGCTATTACGGCCTCTACACCACGCGCAAGTTGACCAATCTTCCAAAGGGCCTTTACGCGGTCATCCTGAAACACACGGGACGTACGCCGTGTGAAGACGAAGCTCAGGGCTGGAACGCCGAGGTTGCCGGACACATAATCGTCCCGTGA
- a CDS encoding peptidoglycan-binding domain-containing protein has protein sequence MLIKGLLNQLGYEAGSMNGTVDDQLRSAIIAFQSVEGEIPTGEATPALRDLLVRKASQ, from the coding sequence ATGTTGATAAAGGGCCTTTTGAACCAGTTGGGATACGAGGCCGGTTCCATGAACGGCACCGTCGACGACCAGCTCCGATCCGCAATCATCGCATTTCAGAGTGTCGAGGGAGAAATTCCGACAGGCGAAGCCACGCCGGCCTTGCGGGACCTTCTGGTCCGGAAGGCCTCGCAGTAG
- a CDS encoding MbtH family protein — MTNPFDDPDGTFHVLVNDEEQHSLWPDFVAIPEGWRSVFGPGKRQDCLDYVNANWPDIRPKSLRDAAGN, encoded by the coding sequence ATGACCAATCCGTTCGACGATCCCGACGGCACATTTCACGTGCTGGTCAATGACGAGGAACAGCATTCCCTGTGGCCTGATTTTGTTGCGATACCGGAAGGCTGGCGGTCCGTCTTCGGTCCCGGCAAGCGGCAGGACTGTCTCGACTATGTCAATGCCAACTGGCCAGATATCCGACCGAAGAGCCTCCGGGACGCGGCGGGCAACTGA
- a CDS encoding cyclic peptide export ABC transporter, with translation MKFFRLLYREAGDSKRTFLLLSLIPGLVMGLVIAVINAVTNYQSAGGVQWQYLGLFGIGCATVLFTMNRALNMATAIIADYLSRLRIKVTDQVRSLNLAAVEEIGVNRIRSVVGRDHQTIEETAPALVGLIYFVMQLVMSALYICYLSPLAFAVTLAFLAGAVFFYRKSYQDAEELMRQASLSEQAFQNSFENILGGFKEVKLNGQRSDDLFHNYVVPRSEKVEELRVESGRSFIYGQSVSDVFFYTLMGTLVFAIPFYVSDLSVPGKIVTVIVFASGAITSIIRMLPVVSRANLAVSNIEDLETLLAGHAERAEEGRPVKQARLTKSLALKKIAYTYHSENGDRPFSIGPCDLEIEAGEMVFIVGGNGSGKSTLAKILTGLYDANGGHISWDGKTVKAANIDLYRSLFAVIFSDFHLFDRLYGVDLSDEQKLYDLLEDMKLDEKVHYRNNRFSTTNLSTGQRKRLAMVVALLEDRDVYVFDEWAADQDPEYRRWYYTEFLTKLKKDGRTVIAITHDDRYFDVADKVVWMEEGRISKVARPAEANA, from the coding sequence ATGAAGTTCTTTCGTCTTTTGTATCGCGAAGCAGGCGACAGCAAACGCACCTTCCTGTTGCTTTCGCTGATCCCGGGTCTTGTGATGGGCCTCGTGATCGCGGTGATCAACGCGGTGACCAACTATCAAAGTGCGGGCGGCGTCCAGTGGCAATATCTTGGCCTGTTCGGCATCGGCTGTGCCACTGTCCTGTTCACGATGAACCGGGCGCTCAACATGGCCACGGCGATCATTGCCGATTATCTGAGCCGGCTGCGCATCAAGGTCACCGATCAGGTCCGCAGTCTCAACCTGGCGGCCGTGGAAGAGATCGGCGTCAACCGCATCCGGTCGGTTGTGGGACGCGATCACCAGACCATCGAGGAGACGGCGCCGGCGCTGGTCGGACTGATCTACTTCGTCATGCAGCTGGTGATGTCGGCGCTTTACATCTGTTATCTGTCGCCACTGGCCTTTGCCGTCACTCTGGCCTTCCTGGCGGGCGCTGTCTTCTTCTACCGCAAGAGCTACCAGGACGCCGAGGAGCTGATGCGCCAGGCCAGTCTGAGCGAGCAGGCATTCCAGAACAGTTTCGAGAACATCCTGGGCGGCTTCAAGGAGGTGAAGCTGAACGGGCAGCGCAGCGACGACCTGTTTCACAACTACGTGGTGCCGCGCTCCGAGAAGGTGGAAGAGCTGCGGGTGGAGTCCGGCCGCTCCTTCATTTACGGACAGTCGGTCAGCGATGTCTTTTTCTACACGTTGATGGGCACGCTGGTCTTTGCCATTCCCTTCTACGTGTCCGACCTCTCCGTTCCGGGCAAGATCGTCACCGTCATCGTCTTTGCCAGCGGTGCAATCACGTCGATCATTCGCATGCTGCCCGTCGTCTCCCGCGCCAATCTTGCAGTGTCCAACATTGAAGACCTGGAGACGTTGCTGGCAGGTCATGCGGAACGCGCGGAGGAGGGGCGACCGGTCAAGCAAGCCAGGCTGACAAAGTCGCTGGCGCTCAAGAAGATCGCCTATACCTATCACAGCGAAAACGGAGATAGGCCGTTCTCCATCGGTCCCTGCGATCTGGAAATCGAAGCGGGGGAAATGGTGTTCATTGTCGGCGGCAATGGCAGCGGCAAGTCGACCCTGGCCAAGATCCTGACCGGGCTCTACGACGCCAATGGCGGGCATATCTCCTGGGACGGAAAAACCGTGAAGGCTGCCAATATCGACCTGTATCGCAGCCTGTTTGCCGTCATCTTTTCCGATTTTCACCTGTTTGACAGGCTCTACGGCGTCGACCTGTCCGATGAGCAGAAACTCTACGATCTGCTGGAAGACATGAAGCTGGATGAAAAGGTCCACTATCGCAACAACCGCTTCAGCACGACCAACCTGTCCACGGGCCAACGTAAGCGCCTTGCGATGGTGGTTGCCCTGCTGGAGGACCGGGATGTCTATGTGTTCGACGAATGGGCTGCCGACCAGGATCCGGAATATCGCCGCTGGTACTACACGGAGTTTCTCACGAAGCTGAAAAAGGACGGCCGTACGGTCATCGCGATCACTCACGATGATCGCTATTTCGATGTGGCCGACAAGGTTGTCTGGATGGAAGAAGGCAGGATCAGCAAAGTGGCGCGCCCTGCCGAGGCCAATGCCTGA